The nucleotide window TCAAATGGTTAGACTGTCTTACAAGAAAGTTATGTTTGTAAGTGACTGGCAGCTTCTAATTATACATCAGGTGCAAGCTTGGGAAAGTCATAAAGAAGCTGAAATGGACATCAATGAAGCAACATCCATTATTCAAGACATTTGGAACTACTCTAAAAACAATAGCTTCAGTTTCTCTTTTGTTCCTAGAACTTGTACGCAATATGCAGGTCTGCTTGCAAAAATGGCCAGGATAAACAATCAGAATTATTTAATATCTTGGTCCTCTTAAGTTTCTTCTATTCCTTTTACCAGCAAGATCAAattgtcgacaaaaaaaaaagatattgagACAAAAGAGTGATCGGCTGTAAACTtgtaatctatattattaaaactgaagtacatttgagagttgtttggaaacttggataatagtataaatgagaattgtttggaaacatggatagtagtataaatgagaattgtttggaaacatggatagcagtagaaaataatacttgcttatcttaattgattttttaaaagatttttattatattgttaatcaattctaacccttcatctattatatttactaaataagttaatatcatttattacagaagtacaaaacaaaatttatttgttttcaatttttattttatcttttacattcatttttctcaattttaattatttctatacaaaattcaaatcaaaataataatttaaaattaatttatataaataattgattcaaatatatatatatatatatatatattttaagaaaatttactaaaatattttccaataaccatttaaaaaatattttcactatatataagaaaaatacaatacataacttaattaaaaacaccaacttaaattatggtttttatatttcatattaagtttataaatataatatatgtgattatttatatgatggtatgtataaaataatattaattatatgattacttatattatggtacatataaaatatgattaattatatgatgacatatatatgatatataatagtgacatgaaaaacaaaacttatttgt belongs to Brassica rapa cultivar Chiifu-401-42 chromosome A07, CAAS_Brap_v3.01, whole genome shotgun sequence and includes:
- the LOC117126820 gene encoding uncharacterized protein LOC117126820; amino-acid sequence: MIKANVHTEQPQRSKINSIQEVLRPETKDYYIVDASWISPTDKAGVGWSLHSREGTLRIRGSSAIHQTISPLVGEASAMLLAVHQMVRLSYKKVMFVSDWQLLIIHQVQAWESHKEAEMDINEATSIIQDIWNYSKNNSFSFSFVPRTCTQYAGLLAKMARINNQNYLISWSS